Proteins encoded by one window of bacterium:
- a CDS encoding GTP-binding protein yields MAKKKFERNKPHVNVGTIGHVDHGKTTLTAAITKVLAKKNLADFVPF; encoded by the coding sequence CCAAGAAGAAATTCGAACGCAACAAGCCACACGTGAACGTGGGAACGATAGGTCACGTGGATCACGGCAAGACCACCCTGACCGCGGCGATCACGAAAGTGCTGGCGAAGAAGAATCTGGCGGATTTTGTGCCGTTT